The sequence below is a genomic window from Lycium ferocissimum isolate CSIRO_LF1 chromosome 9, AGI_CSIRO_Lferr_CH_V1, whole genome shotgun sequence.
TAGTCCCATTTACCACAGCCTCAATAGGAACCAAGATCCTCACTCCTTAATGCCTGAAATGGGTTTCGAGCATAGTATATACGCTACATTTGATTTTTAAGAAAGAACCAACTTTAGAGCTAAGAGTCAGAGCAATTAGCAAATTTTGATCAAGTTTCTTACTGGATGCCTTAAAAGAAAAGCTTCAATTCTTTCCTCATTCTCTTCAGGGTCAATGGAACATGTACTGTATATTAGCACTCCACCAGGCTTCACCAACCTGCAGATGCAGAAAAAAAgcataaaggaaaaggaaacaaAGAACAGAACCTCATATGCTAATGTGTAAAGATAGTAGCTCAATCATAATGCATATAATCTAGAGGCATTTCAGACTAAGTAAATGTAGTTGCAGTTAAGAAATTAACCAGCCTTGACTTAATAAAGCGGGCAAATTGATATTCAACAACGACCCAGCTTATACATCTCATTTTCCAACTCTCTGTCCTCAGTAGGAGAACTGTTTATAAAAGATATGCGCCTTGTTTTGATCCACTTCAGAACTTGCATTATCCTCACCAGTCACCAATATTACTAGGAAAAAGCTACTCAATACATTTCTAAAAGAGAAATCCATGAATAACAGTAGATCAGGTCAAGGTTGCACTTAAATATGAATTAAGCAGAACTATTGGCTTTACCTGGAAGCTGAATCGAGAAGCTCATCCTGTAAATGTTTAAGTTCCTCCATATCTTCCAGTCTCCTATTCCAACGCAAATCTGCTCGCTTTCTCAAACAAATAGGAAATACACATTTCAAATGTCCCAGCTACTACCACTTCTGGTTTAAAGAAAGATGAAAACCAGAGCAACAAGAATAGTGTACGTGACAAAAGGAGGACGAATAAAGGACCGAAACTTTTAGACCATGCAAGCTTATATCAATACTATAAAAATTGCATATATCTTTAAATGGAAATACCTTAGAAAGAACACCCAGCCCTGAACAAGGTGCATCCAGCAAAACTTTATCCCATTCTACAACCTTATTGGTCTGTTAAAAGTTAAACCAGGGATTAGCAGTTGGACAATAAAATACCATGTGCTTTTTTTAGAACTTGCAAGTTCTTACAGAAAAAGTTCGAAGATCAGCATGGATAGTACTGATAACATCAATAACTTGGTGCAACTTGGCTGTCTCTCTGAGTATCCGCAAGCGACCTTCATTTACGTCAACGGCAAATAATCTACCTGACAAACAAGTAAAGCACTAGAGTGTAGCGTTAAAGAGTCAACAAACATAACTCTCATACGTAAGAAAAGGTTAATGACCAGAATTGCAGGCCAAACACTATGCTTTGTAACCACTGAAAATGCTGACAATATGCAATGCTTTAACAAGGCTCATGtcaccaattgtcaatagtaaaAAGCAGACTCTATCCAGTtgtcaaacaaaacaaaaaaatgcgACCAGCCCTCCTGATTCTGAAACTTTCACAAGAGAACATTAGATATTACCAGGCGTTGGACCTAGTACCTTTTGATTGAGTTACTTTTAGACAACAGTATATAAAGGCAATTAGTGATGCacaacttgtttgggactgaggcgtagttgttgttgtagtgatgGACAAGGGAATATGGTGCTTGCATTGCAGACACCATGGTTGTGACTTTTCCAGGATAGGTGTTTCTCACCTatgttttatttcattattgaATATACAAATTTCAATTCTGCATGTGTATGCTCCTGTGAGAATTGATCTTTCCTTTAGTTAGCTCCCAAAATATGTAAAAGGGACAATATTTTGCCATGTAATTTCTGCAATAAAAGCTTTCAGCCGTCAGCTATGACGAGTAAAATTTGTAGGTTACCTTGGCCGTTCAAACGGGATGCCATGAACAAGGTTTTTCCTCCTGGAGCAGCACAACAATCAATAATGTTCTCACCAGGTTGTGGATCAACAACAGAGACTACTAATCCTGCAATAATTACGGTTATTATGGGAATGAactcaaatcatttttcaccatCTATGATATTTTTACAGGTTTCAAACTCGAGTATCAACAAATGCATTATCTCAATGAGGCCATCAAATttgtaaaatgatatacaagtcAATGACGAACAAAATGCCAATCCATTTTTCCAGTAACTGGACACTAGTTGCCAGTTGCCATTGTATAAAACTTGTAAAAGGAAGTGGAGACACCCTGATAAAGAGTGGATCAAATTAAGcaaatcatcatagaaaattaCTAACAAATGGAAAGTAAAGAgggaattttctttttcttcgcGATGATATGTAATACGTCTAATCGATGTATGAACATCACTGTGAGGAATAGCTCAATTTCTAGATTATGATCCTTGGACATAGACATGTGAATGGTCCAAGTCATCCAAAAGAAAGCTGAATTCTCCTTCCTTAATCCTGTTGATTGGGAGAACATATGAAGCAGCTGTGTTTTCAAATCTTAAACTGGAATTGCTCCCCCTGACCTCCGAAAGAACAGTTATATGTGAAGGCAAGGGTCAAGGAATAACTGCAAATGCAAGAACGGATCTCTTCCAACATACTCAACCACACATTCACTATAACTCCACATTTTGAGTTCTATAAGGAGATTACCAGCACTTTCATCCTGGACTGCACAGAAGCCTTCTTTTAATAACCCAGCCTGTATAACATTCTGAAAGAAGAGACTTTAAATGGTCAAATGAGCTGCAAACACACATCAATTGCACATACAAAGCTAGACATTAAAAACCAAGTCAAACTTTTAAATGACATAAAAATAAATGAGAACACTTCCAATCAACATTATTTGGTTCATCTACAATTCTACATTAAGTATGTGACTTCGTCTCTCCAATTCTTCCAGCTGAATTTGTCCACAACCAGAATCAGTACCATAGCGGAAACAGTTAAGACTAGCTTTTCTATTTCTTTGATCTGGTAAACGCCACCAACAAACCCCTCCGCTCAGGAGTCAAGGGTGGCCCTTCTCCCAATTTGCTCCTTTGGTGAATCAAACCCCCAACCTCTTTGTTAGGGGTGAAGGATCCTTTGCACTAGGCTATCCCTCACATGACAACAGTTGACTACCTATAAATCAAGTCTCTGTGGTAATTTTGAGAACTAAAAAGTAAAGACACGCATTCTGGTCTCTTTCTTGATAAGTAAATGTCGATCACTAATGAAGTGACCTATCCACATAGAAAAATCTATATCAATGTCATAAATATGGCCATATAGCAAACACTCTTCGAGTATCTTATCAACCTTGTTGAAGTCATACCTGCATTCCAGTTTTTAAACGAACAAAATCATCCAAGTATAGAGAAGGCTCATGTGGGACCTGAAGTTCAAGAAAGGAAACAAAATGATCGTAGTAATACACGAAACAAATGCAGAATATTTCAGAAAATTTAATATGATGGTCACAGTTAGTGTTTAGGACACTCATCCTATGTTGTACAAAATGCTGAAGAAGACTCCACCATGATGAACTTGTATGCAGAATCCTAAAATCTTAACTAGTGATGGATTATATCTATGAATCTATTTGCCTATTTTTGGTCAACTAGACATTGAAAACGTACAGTTATGAATAAGGTACATTTTcaaagatagagagagagagagagagagagagaaagaatcTAGAAGGACCTAAGATTTTGTTATCAGCAAGGAACCAAATGCATCTAAATATTACCTTCAACATTTTAAGCCTTGCGACCAGATCAGCCCCTGTCAAACCTTTCCTGGTATTTGCCCTAGTTtggtttaaaagttttaaatacAGAACTGTCACATTATCATCAAGAGAAAGGGTAAAAGAGGAACGAAAAGCTTCATCATATACCTTAGACTGAAACTGGGATAGCTGTTATTCCATgtcataagcttaatagcttcgTCCTGTCCAAAATACTTTGTCCATCTTCTTACCATCCACTAGAAAACATGGTAACGGAATATATAGAAGTAAGATTAAGAGATGTGAAAAGATAGTCATATGAATTTTAGTACTGTTCGTCTATGTTTAGCATACTATAATCTGTGTCGTTTTACGGCATAGGAAAAAAGATTCATGATAAGAGGACCATATAAATGGTGTATCATGAAAATTTCCAACCGTGCAACAACATGAGGGTCATTTTGACAAGTTTAGGCAGACTAGCTAGAACTTAAGCTAAATCCACAGGATTTAACCAAGCATCATTTTATCTCCAATCAGAGCAATGAATCAATGCCAGAACCTCGCAGTATGGATAAAGAAATATACAGcattgaaaaattgaaatttccaAAACATGAATCTAGATAAATTATTTGACACAACCATGGATGTATGGGACATTTTGCTATAATATCAAACCTGGATTCTCTAAGacaaaagatttaaaagaaGAAACAGTTCATCATAGTTAccagttttttttaaaaaagggaagaaacagTTCAAACGTACAACTGGATGAGAGTAAAGAGTGGCAAGACCACGTGCTTGCTGACGATCATCACCGTCCACTTTCACTGCCGGAAGGGAATCACTCTCCTGCAGACATGAAAAGAATCAGGGAACCAGTAGATTCCTTATTGTCAGATCCTATGTGCTGATGGAATAATAAAAGACATACCTTAAGGACTACTAGTTTCCTGAGAATCCCATTAACCAAATTACCAGCACCTGGTCTAAGAGCAACCTTTGCGAGCCTTACACTCTGCAGTCAGATTTAAACATCCAAAAAATAGAAGTATACTTACATTACTTTGCATAAAAGAATGTTCATCTCACTTAtcgaattaaacaaaaaaagaaataatgtttattttcaaagagATACGAGATGAACAAATGATGCTCTGAATTTATCCTTTTCCATTCTAGGATGTTCAAATGGATGCTACTGAAATGTGAACTTTACACACAAGTCATTTCCTAATGTAGCACCATATATCCAAATGAAATAGAAAAATGCAAGTGTAAGCTGCATAGTAGTTTGTCTCTAGCATAGGTTAAGGCAAGACTATCAAATATCAagcatcttttcttttttcatggtGGACCCCCATCTGCTCAAATCCCACCCCCAGCCCACGGGAAGTGGACTGCTCTTGCCACTAGACCAACCCCACCTGGCATCAAGCaccttatttttcctttccttttcccTCACTTCATTAAAAATGTGGCAAGCAAAGGCTCTACTGCAAGCTCAAAGGTGCTAACTAGTTATACCATTAGCTTCATTTCTAGGTTCAACGGAATATAAAATCACATCCATCTTTCTTGGCGGTCTTCAAATCAGCTTTCAACAGAATAACTAAGTAAAAAGAGAACAGCCATTGTAGACCAAAGTAACGAGATATACACACCTCATCTACAACAGCATATGGTGGCATATCTAACTTGGTGATCTCATAGAAACCAATTCGAAGAATCTAGCAATATTTTCAAAGTAAAAAATCAGTTGAGAGGCATTGTaaatgaccaagaaaaattcaatAGTTAAGAATACAGAACACAAAAGGCAAGAAAAGAGGAAATTCTCAGGTCCAACACATTCAATTTCCCAGGTGGTCCTATCAATTTCAAGCTCTGCAGACTGCAGTGCATGTCAACATCCATAGAGATGAAGTGCTTAAACTCAAGGAACGTTCAAAACTCAGCACCAATTAATAGGATAGACCACCAAATAGCATTAATATTTCAGCCTTTGAAATGTTATTCCTTAGCATTGAGCATACACCTCATGGTGGATTTTCCTCACatgttattttagtttttaaagCTTATCCCTGTGTGTTaccaaatgaaaataaatgcaCTGGTAAGTGGTAATGTATACTCTCTTTGAGTGATAACCATGTTGACTATGACCTACCAACGCACACCAAACATATCATTCTTGTGCAATGACATTCTAGTTCTCGCAATTACATTATGCTTGACAGAACCTCATCACCCAACATGTATACAACCATTGTTAAGACTAATAACTAAGAAGATACATAGTAAATCGAAGATTGTATTTTATAATCGTGACTCATTTACATTAATTTTGGTTCTAGATGGTTGATACAACTCATAAATTTCTTTAAAAGGCATACGTGCAAATGTAATCTTGCTCCACAAAGAAACTCCACCATGCTCCtcttttcctcttttacttTTAATAATTCAATTCACATCAATGCTATTTTAGAGGAGTCTCTAATAATTAAACCATCGATGAAATAACTTCGTTCGAAAAAGAAATACATCAGTTCTCCTTTATATTTGGTTCTTAAATATTAACTTCAAATAGACATTATATAAGAGGTTCATCAATGCTTAAACCATggcaacaaaaaatatattccaCCAAGTGCTCTAAAAAGACAGAATCCAAAAAGAGTGGCAAATATACCTGTACTAGAAGAGGCTCCATCCTTATGAATGTACGCTCATCGTGGCATAACGAAAGAATCAAGTGATCAAGATATCTTCTCCAGCGAATGGTACCTCCAACAACCTCTGTGACCTACAATATAATTAATTCAAGATAttgtgatgaaaaatgaaaatctttTGAATCTGAAAATCTGAAGTGAATTCAAAGGACAATCAATGCCATGGTAGTGAAGAAAAGATAAAGAGAGAAACCAGTCTTAAATCTCTGTCGTCTAAGTCACGGGTGCGAAACCCAAGAGTTCTTTCAACATATCCCATTTCATTATCCCCTGAACCCTTCCCTTGCTCATTCAGAAGATCAGCAAATGCACCACCCAGCTCTATACGCATCAATCTAACTGCAGACACTGTAAAATACACACGTTAGATGAAGACATTGCTATAAGAACAAATAAACAACTGAGCCTTATACTAGCAAGAAGCCGtcacttagggtgtgtttggtatggaggaaaacattttccaaaaaatgtttttcaattttctcttgtttggttggtcaaaatattatgaacattttctctaggaaaacaagttccctaaaatgaggaaaatgacttccctaatgcAAGTagagaaaacaagttccataagtgACGTTCTAAGTTTATTGTCTCCTCCCCATCCATCCAACGCCCCCAACCCCCATTCCTTGAGCATCACACCCCTCGCCACCCCCAAACCCTCACTCCCCACCCCCACAGTGTTttgctagattacatataaatactcttgggataatattttttttgtttacttaccaaacactagaaaataagtaaaaaaaaccCCACTTGctttccaagaaaacattttcttcatAACAAACACACCCTTAAATGTAAAACAAAATCAACTCTACAATCCGATAAGCGCATTAGAAAGTTGAAACTAGAGTGGATTACCTGCTCTATGAGGAGAAACTTCCAAATTCAGCTTCTGGGTTTTCCTTAGAGGACTGTCAGAATCTAAGCAGAAGCTTGAAGTTAGTCTGAAGGAATTAACTCAGATATACTAACTGTAATAATCAGGCATTAAGCCTAAGCCTAATGTGGCAACATAGCAAACAAGTAAATAACCTATCATACTGTAAATTGGGTAAATGAAAGCATctctttttctaaatttttcttaaGCATGTAAACATTTTTGCCACTTCTTCTGTCAACCGCCGAATTAAGGGGTTGTTTAGTAGGATGTAtaagagaaaataatacatgtaTTAGCTTTGGTATTACTAATCTCTTGACCTATGAATAACTAGTACTTGCACCCTATTTGGTATCATCCTATGTATAAGTTTATATAGCTAATACATAGCAAATCATGATATTAGCAATACCAAGACtatcaatttcaaaaaaaaaaagcaatacCAAGactatcaatacattcataagCATGGTTAAGACAAAATTACCCTTGAAATCCCTCAAAGCTAAAGAATGCGTGGAGGTATCTTTGTAAACAAAtagaagtaattttttttaaaaaaaactatacATTGCATGCTATTTTTAATACACCACACCAAACGGTCAATAAGAAATAATCTCAGCATAACTAATACACCCTGTtcagtactccctccgttcagtttgtttgtatggttttgacttgacacggagtttaataaagtaaatactccctccatcccaatttatgtgacaccaaTTGACTTAACACTAAGTTTAAGAataaaaggaagacttttgaaatttatggtctAAAATAAATCTTAGGCATTTGTGTGATTATAGATCATTTTATTAAAtgtaaaagagaaattttaaagttaaattgcttgtaattatagaaatgtgacattctttttggcacaaactaaaaaggaaaggacgCCATGTGAAGTAAAAATATGTGGAATGTACGAaaatgttattttcttaaacatATCAGTGGAAAGTGGAATTAAAGAgccgtcaaaaaaaaaaaaaaaaaaaaaaactagggtGAGCATTATTCTTATACACCCtcccaaacgacccctaatagCTGAGAATTTACCTGCACGGCGAAGAGGAGTTACAGAATTTGGGATTCTTTTCTTTGCAAATTTAACTTGTTTACTGGAATTGGATTCATTAGAAGTTGCAGAGAACTTGGGAAAATGGAGTATCCGACCTGAAAGCAATGAAGGCATAATATGGTCCCAGGGGAATGAAGATGCCGGATAATTGGATGTTTCCATCATTGTATCAGAAATTGTATCTCTACTTTAGTTTTCATATCTTCTTTTTGATAAGCCAAGCTTAACTAACTAGTGACTTATATGGATTCTAATTAGGGGTCGTTTAGTTTGAAGACAGGTTATGGTATGCTCGGATTAGTTATCATGCTATTATTTCCTGTTGATACTTGATTTCttgtataaaaaataacatgcattacataattttttttaaaagttatttgtttacaaaaataccctccatctTATTTAGTAGAAAAGAGCTTTGAGGGagcatttatgttatttttattattttatcggGAGATAACTAATCCCGGTATTATTATTTCATCATTTGATAGGGATAACTTATCTCGGTACCATTTCAAATCAGGGTATAACTTATCCCAGGATAAGTAACCAAACCAAACAAGAAATAGACTGTGCTAAGTGTTTACTATCTAAGTATTATTTATACTTATCCAGCATACCAAACGATCCAAACATAATTAGTTACAATGCCACTGGAAGCAGAATTAGTTAAAGAAACCCAAAGAGTTTTCCAAGAGTCAGGCTGAAAAGCTGTCAAAGTCCTtatatttcttcatcaaactttACACACATTCCAAACAGCTTGTAGGACACCCAAAAAATCATTTGCTAGTCTTAGAAGCATAAAGTGTCTCGAGCTTTTCACATAAAGTTCTAGCATATGTCTCATTCATATTATGATTTCGAACATTATCTTCAACCCATTATCTAATATAGCCACAAACCTGTAAGTGCTCAAATTTTCAATCCTCATTATTCATAGACTCAGGTTTGTTAGAAGCAAATATAGGTAAATGGATTTTCTTGACAAATAAAAGGACTTTTATCTTGTCTTTCCAAATATGATAAATTACTACCATTTAAATACACCATCTTGCTCATATTTGCCTCCAACGTTCAAATAGACAATccacaataacaataatcacaagCTTTCCGATACTGCAGTACTTGTCGGGGCTAAAAGCCATCAAGAATACTCTTAATACGATGTGATATTATCCGATTTAACCAAGTCTgcacaatttttcaaaagtcGTCACACCATTAAAAGTGTCCAACACCTTATAAgtactcatttttcttttcaactacCAACGTGGTACTTGGTTTGCACACCCTACaaacttttcttttctaaaaggaACAAACGAATAAATTACAGGTGCATCTAATTAAATCTTGATGCGGAGTAGTAAAAATCTCCCAATCACCGCTCTTGAACTtaagtaggaaaaaaaaaagtaacttcAGTTCATAGTTTTAAGATGCAGTGAAAGTTCATCTCTGATCAACTTTCTCTGTTATTCCACTCTATCTTTTCATTTCAAAACTCACAAAATGCCTCCTAGAAGAAATGAATGATCTTCTCCAGAAAGTTGGTTCCAAAGGAATTCTAATCGCAAATTAATTCccggaaaaaaaattcattttagagaagaagatgaaatgtgGGATCAATTTAAAGCTCAAATTATTCAAAATTATCAGTGGGAAGAATTTGCACACCCACCTGATGATTATTGCCTTGAATTAGTGCTAGAATTTTACCAAAATCTCAATCcaacaacaaatatttttatgGTAAGAGGGCAACCTATTAATTTCTCTCCTCAAGCTATTAATGGACTTCATTTTCTTGAAGAGTTTGATGACAAGGAGACAAtgcattttcttcaaaatttaaattcagACTTTGTGGAGGCAGATTTATGTTCAAGGGGAGCTAATTGTACGTACAATGCAAATAGACAAAGAAGCAAACTTCTTCACAAGAACATAGGCTACTGCTAGACTGTTCTTGACTTTTATTGGTAGTAGATTGCTCCCAAACTCAAATCCATGTGACATACACCAAGAGTAGCACTTCTTTATGCTATTTGCGTGAAAATACCTCTGAATATTGGTAAGTTCTTGAACACTGACAAAACTGATTGTATGAGTGATTCTAATGTAAAAAGTTTGTGGTACCTCCCTACTATAACTTTACTTTGCGAAATAAATGGTGTTTGCCCTACTTCAAGAATGGTAGTTTACAAGTACTCTAAATTTATCAacaattttttgggaaaagatggaaaaaacTGAAGGACCAAGAGAAAAAGAATCACTACCATCAGTGACGTACACAGGAATTTTTGTAAGCGGTGTCgacatttaaaaatataaacaaatgaatattttatataacaatgttatattaataaaattgcTATTCAAGTGTGTGAATAAAACATAATTCAAGTAGACTATTGCAACTCTCCTTGACGagttttcatcttttgaaaTGTAATCATAATAGCCTCATTAGAGATAGTCGGGCTGGTTTATTTTATCCTAACTTGACAACGAATGGTAAGTTCGAATCTGGCTGGCAACATACCATTTACTTTTTAAGTACACTTAATATAAAAAAcgtgaaaataaatgaaattagtgcGTGCTTGCTGAGGCTCGAACTCAAGAAGATCGCTGCACTAGTATGGCACCAAACCATCGGACTAACGAAGCTCATTTAGTTGAGTGGTGTCATTTATATTATTTGTATATTCCCACTTTttcgattatatatatatatatatatatatatatatatatatatatatatatatatatatatatttaaaaaaaaatacgacgAAGGGTGTCGGGTCGACATACCCTTGGCATAAAGGGTCCGCCCCCGACCGCTACATGGGTAGAACAGACCAATAGGTAGGAAGTATCGGGCATCAAGTAGAACAATTAACCAAACAATTTATGAGCATGAGTGTGAAGTTTGATAATATGGAGTAgaaattttagggttttgaagaaaaagtcGATCATGAATTCCAAAGGATCGAGCACATACAGATGAAAGATGTTATTTGTTACTCATCTCTAATATTACTCTTTCAAATATGACATATGGCTGAAATGCGGGGCTTTACATAAATGTCGGATTATCCGCCAATTCATTGGGCTGATCTGTCCACCACCCTATCTCAAGGTTCTATGATCCTACTGATTTTCAGACACCAAATGAGCAACAATCTGAGATCCCACAACGTTTGCGCCTATTATTTCGGATACTTTGTCAAGTCATAATTATGATATCATTGGCAATTTATCGAGTCTAAATTATATTGATATGGTTGATTTTGCTCAAATTTATTCATCCTCCACAGGTACCCTGAAAATTCGAGAGGGAAATCCTCCAAAAACGAAAGCAAAGACAATTgtggaaggaaaaggaaaagctGTACTAATGGATGAAGCTGAATCATAATCTGATTCTGATGATCATTGTACCCCTAGTGATATgttaagaggaaaagaaaagggtgATGTAGGGAAAAGACCATGATGACTAGGTTTCTCACTCACATGTCGTCTTTATATAGGATGATAAAGCGTTCTAAGTATGGCAGTAATATGTTTAGGTCTTTCTATTTCTGTTTATGTATTTCATATCTTGTGCAGCTTGGTTATTTTGGACAATGTAAATAGGTGGAATATGTTGCTTGGTTATTTTGGAAAAATGTAAATAGAAGGAACGATTCTAGGTAGATGTGAATATATAGCTGGATCACATTGTGCAAGTTTTTGTTGAAGCCAACTGTAAATCTGCATTTTAATATATGTATCTTTTTCTTAATGTTACTACACTATAGATTGCTTATACTTTTATGTGTAACATTAAACTAACAAGTGCATAAAAGCACTGACTGTTTTTGTCTTTGTTGTTGAAGAAATATgagtagaaaagaaaaagaaaacaaaatggaGCAAAGAAAGCCAAATGCATTTGGCAGCAACATACAAATGCAtctaaagaaaaagaatttattttatcCATACTAAGTTTttatgtgtttgtatatatgaTCTTATTCACATAAGTGTGTTTTCCTTTCAATCTAATATTGTAGATATTAAtgtaaaattgaaaaagaaatggTTCGACTAATTCTAATGGCAGGGGCGGTGATacactcaaattacacctattattggcgtaaagcggacgttgtcaaatatagtaactcaaacaaggttggggtccaatcccacagggaatatggagagaaaaagatattaattatatatgtaactaATCCCTAGAAACTTTAATTTTAGTATAGAGGAGAGGTTTGGTTTGTATTTGTTATTTTGAagtatttggaatttgtttgGATTGAAAGAACCAAAGTTGTGTCCCCGCTGTGATTAGATGTTATGCTATGGgtatcaatatgatatatttctaatggGTCGGGTTTtgtatgcacttaatctctaatgcacttcctaatatttttcaatagttagaaagtatttcttttcatgattttcccaaatgtaGAAAAATTGCAAGTAAGATCGATTAAATATGTCAAGTAGAACTCATCTTATCCCTAAGTGAGTTCATTAAACGAGGGTTAGCGCCCCGAgtccttgttatattatttcaacTCACACCCTAGTTCATCTTTCCAAACAAATTAGGGTTTGTGTACAAGCaagtgtttgcaaccactaactaacaatgaatatgagaaataataaaacattatatatatatatatatatatatatataatcatatatatatatatatatatatatatatatatatatatatacaatgttagACACCCATTACATAACACCCATCATTTGGGTCCACAactttgattaaagaaactACTCACACATAATGGTCTCAAAAGTAGTAAGCAATAAATGAGacataaagcttacaaagtGTGATAAAGATAATGGAAAA
It includes:
- the LOC132031397 gene encoding uncharacterized protein LOC132031397 isoform X2, which codes for MMETSNYPASSFPWDHIMPSLLSGRILHFPKFSATSNESNSSKQVKFAKKRIPNSVTPLRRADSDSPLRKTQKLNLEVSPHRAVSAVRLMRIELGGAFADLLNEQGKGSGDNEMGYVERTLGFRTRDLDDRDLRLVTEVVGGTIRWRRYLDHLILSLCHDERTFIRMEPLLVQSVRLAKVALRPGAGNLVNGILRKLVVLKESDSLPAVKVDGDDRQQARGLATLYSHPVWMVRRWTKYFGQDEAIKLMTWNNSYPSFSLRANTRKGLTGADLVARLKMLKVPHEPSLYLDDFVRLKTGMQNVIQAGLLKEGFCAVQDESAGLVVSVVDPQPGENIIDCCAAPGGKTLFMASRLNGQGRLFAVDVNEGRLRILRETAKLHQVIDVISTIHADLRTFSTNKVVEWDKVLLDAPCSGLGVLSKRADLRWNRRLEDMEELKHLQDELLDSASRLVKPGGVLIYSTCSIDPEENEERIEAFLLRHPEFNIDPVNKYVPENFVTKQGFYMSNPVKHELDGAFAARLVRSQ
- the LOC132031397 gene encoding uncharacterized protein LOC132031397 isoform X4, with amino-acid sequence MMETSNYPASSFPWDHIMPSLLSGRILHFPKFSATSNESNSSKQVKFAKKRIPNSVTPLRRADSDSPLRKTQKLNLEVSPHRAVSAVRLMRIELGGAFADLLNEQGKGSGDNEMGYVERTLGFRTRDLDDRDLRLVTEVVGGTIRWRRYLDHLILSLCHDERTFIRMEPLLVQILRIGFYEITKLDMPPYAVVDESVRLAKVALRPGAGNLVNGILRKLVVLKESDSLPAVKVDGDDRQQARGLATLYSHPVWMVRRWTKYFGQDEAIKLMTWNNSYPSFSLRANTRKGLTGADLVARLKMLKVPHEPSLYLDDFVRLKTGMQNVIQAGLLKEGFCAVQDESAGLVVSVVDPQPGENIIDCCAAPGGKTLFMASRLNGQGRLFAVDVNEGRLRILRETAKLHQVIDVISTIHADLRTFSTNKVVEWDKVLLDAPCSGLGVLSKKASRFALE
- the LOC132031397 gene encoding uncharacterized protein LOC132031397 isoform X1; protein product: MMETSNYPASSFPWDHIMPSLLSGRILHFPKFSATSNESNSSKQVKFAKKRIPNSVTPLRRADSDSPLRKTQKLNLEVSPHRAVSAVRLMRIELGGAFADLLNEQGKGSGDNEMGYVERTLGFRTRDLDDRDLRLVTEVVGGTIRWRRYLDHLILSLCHDERTFIRMEPLLVQILRIGFYEITKLDMPPYAVVDESVRLAKVALRPGAGNLVNGILRKLVVLKESDSLPAVKVDGDDRQQARGLATLYSHPVWMVRRWTKYFGQDEAIKLMTWNNSYPSFSLRANTRKGLTGADLVARLKMLKVPHEPSLYLDDFVRLKTGMQNVIQAGLLKEGFCAVQDESAGLVVSVVDPQPGENIIDCCAAPGGKTLFMASRLNGQGRLFAVDVNEGRLRILRETAKLHQVIDVISTIHADLRTFSTNKVVEWDKVLLDAPCSGLGVLSKRADLRWNRRLEDMEELKHLQDELLDSASRLVKPGGVLIYSTCSIDPEENEERIEAFLLRHPEFNIDPVNKYVPENFVTKQGFYMSNPVKHELDGAFAARLVRSQ
- the LOC132031397 gene encoding uncharacterized protein LOC132031397 isoform X3; translated protein: MMETSNYPASSFPWDHIMPSLLSGRILHFPKFSATSNESNSSKQVKFAKKRIPNSVTPLRRADSDSPLRKTQKLNLEVSPHRAVSAVRLMRIELGGAFADLLNEQGKGSGDNEMGYVERTLGFRTRDLDDRDLRLVTEVVGGTIRWRRYLDHLILSLCHDERTFIRMEPLLVQILRIGFYEITKLDMPPYAVVDESVRLAKVALRPGAGNLVNGILRKLVVLKESDSLPAVKVDGDDRQQARGLATLYSHPVWMVRRWTKYFGQDEAIKLMTWNNSYPSFSLRANTRKGLTGADLVARLKMLKVPHEPSLYLDDFVRLKTGMQNVIQAGLLKEGFCAVQDESAGLVVSVVDPQPGENIIDCCAAPGGKTLFMASRLNGQGRLFAVDVNEGRLRILRETAKLHQVIDVISTIHADLRTFSTNKVVEWDKVLLDAPCSGLGVLSKICVGIGDWKIWRNLNIYRMSFSIQLPGW